The Impatiens glandulifera chromosome 3, dImpGla2.1, whole genome shotgun sequence genome contains a region encoding:
- the LOC124929029 gene encoding 1,4-alpha-glucan-branching enzyme-like isoform X2 encodes MYGYCGCLSTPFLAPTLTFRSKVFRHNNFFALENLGRSQEAQKLQKFFQSSRTLKNKVDLYSIRAVLTDDNLTMAAEDATARIGLLSVDPGLESFKEHFQYRAKTYTEKKNLIEKYEGSLENFAQGYLKFGFNREEGGIVYREWAPAAEEAEVIGDFNGWDGQNHKMEKNQFGVWEIKIPDYNGKPAIPHNSRIKFRFKHNNGVWVDRIPAWIRYAAADPTKFAAPYDGIYWDPPPSERYQFKFPRPPNPEAPRIYEAHVGMSSAEPRINSYREFADDVLPRIRANNYNVVQLMAVMEHSYYGSFGYHVTNFFAVSSRSGTPEDLKYLIDKAHSLGLRVLMDVVHSHASNNITDGLNGYDVGQSSQDSYFHTGDRGYHTLWDSRLFNYANWEVIRFLLSNLRWWLEEFKFDGFRFDGVTSMLYHHHGINMAFTGSYSEYFSEATDVDAVVYMMMANCLIHNLLPDATVVAEDVSGMPGLGRPVSEGGIGFDYRLAMAIPDKWIDYIKNKKDEEWSMQEISGSLTNRRHSEKCIAYAESHDQAIVGDKTIAFLLMDKEMYSGMSCLVDPSPIVDRGIALHKMIHFITMALGGEGYLNFMGNEFGHPEWIDFPREGNSWSYDKCRRQWNLLYTDHLRYKFMNAFDREMNSLDDKFSFLASTKTIVSSTNEEDKVIVFERGDLVFVFNFHAENTYEGYKVGCDLPGKYKVALASDAFQFGGHGRVDNDVEHFTSPEGIPGVPETNFNNRPNSFKVLSPSRTCVAYYKVEEDIEDERKEDDDDEEEEESTDLSSG; translated from the exons ATGTATGGATATTGTGGCTGTCTTTCAACGCCATTTCTTGCTCCGACCTTAACCTTTCGCTCGAAG GTTTTCAGACACAATAACTTCTTTGCCTTAGAAAATCTTGGTAGGTCTCAAGAAGCGCAGAAGCTGCAGAAGTTCTTTCAATCATCAAGAACTTTAAAAAACAAG GTGGACCTATACTCAATAAGGGCTGTTCTAACTGATGACAACTTGACTATGGCTGCTGAAGATGCCACTGCAAGAATTGGCCTGCTATCAGTGGACCCTGGGTTAGAATCATTCAAGGAACATTTTCAGTATAGAGCGAAGACGTATACTGAGAAGAAAAATCTCATTGAGAAGTATGAAGGAAGCCTTGAGAATTTTGCACaag GTTACTTGAAATTTGGATTCAACAGAGAAGAAGGTGGTATTGTCTACCGTGAGTGGGCTCCAGCAGCTGA AGAAGCAGAAGTTATTGGTGACTTCAACGGATGGGATGGACAAAACCACAAGATGGAAAAGAATCAGTTTGGAGTTTGGGAAATCAAAATTCCAGACTATAATGGAAAACCTGCCATTCCACACAATTCTAGAATCAAGTTCAGATTCAAGCACAATAATGGTGTTTGGGTTGATCGTATCCCTGCTTGGATTAGGTATGCAGCTGCAGATCCAACAAAATTTGCAGCACCATATGATGGTATTTACTGGGATCCACCACCCTCAGAGAG ATACCAGTTTAAGTTTCCTCGTCCTCCAAATCCTGAGGCTCCAAGGATATATGAAGCTCATGTTGGGATGAGCAGTGCAGAACCCCGTATTAATTCATATAGAGAATTTGCAGATGATGTTTTGCCACGTATTCGGGCCAATAATTATAATGTTGTGCAGTTAATGGCTGTTATGGAACATTCCTACTATGGATCATTTGGCTATCATGTCACTAACTTTTTTGCTGTGAGCAGTAGATCTGGGACACCTGAGGAcctcaaatatttaattgataaagcACACAGCTTAGGATTACGAGTCCTGATGGATGTTGTTCACAGTCATGCAAGTAATAATATCACAGATGGCCTCAATGGTTATGATGTTGGGCAAAGTTCTCAAGATTCTTACTTCCACACAGGAGACCGAGGATACCATACGCTTTGGGATAGTCGATTGTTTAATTATGCTAATTGGGAAGTTATTCGCTTCCTTTTGTCCAACTTGAGGTGGTGGCTAGAAGAATTCAAATTTGATGGTTTCCGGTTTGATGGAGTAACTTCAATGTTGTATCATCACCACGGCATCAACATGGCATTTACAGGAAGCTATAGTGAATACTTCAGTGAGGCAACTGATGTTGATGCTGTGGTTTATATGATGATGGCCAATTGTTTAATACATAACCTTTTACCAGATGCAACTGTAGTTGCTGAAGATGTTTCTGGTATGCCTGGACTTGGTAGACCAGTCTCGGAGGGTGGAATTGGTTTTGACTATCGCCTGGCAATGGCAATTCCTGACAAATGGATTGACTACATAAAGAATAAGAAAGATGAAGAATGGTCTATGCAGGAAATATCAGGGAGTTTGACTAATAGGAGACACAGTGAGAAATGCATAGCTTATGCAGAAAGTCATGACCAG GCTATAGTTGGTGATAAGACGATCGCCTTTCTTCTGATGGATAAAGAAATGTATTCTGGCATGTCTTGCTTGGTTGATCCTTCTCCAATTGTTGATCGAGGGATTGCTCTTCACAAG ATGATTCACTTCATAACAATGGCTTTAGGAGGAGAAGGCTACCTTAATTTCATGGGGAATGAG TTTGGTCACCCTGAATGGATTGACTTCCCAAGGGAAGGTAACAGTTGGAGCTATGATAAATGCAGACGTCAGTGGAACTTGTTGTATACAGATCACTTGAGATACAAG TTTATGAATGCTTTTGACAGAGAAATGAACTCTCTTGATGATAAATTTTCATTTCTTGCATCAACAAAGACTATTGTGAGCAGTACAAATGAAGAAGATAAG GTTATTGTTTTTGAACGCGGAGATCTGGTTTTTGTGTTTAACTTCCATGCAGAGAACACTTATGAAGG ATATAAAGTTGGCTGTGACTTACCTGGGAAATATAAAGTTGCACTGGCCAGTGATGCCTTCCAGTTTGGTGGACATGGAAGA GTGGACAATGATGTTGAACATTTCACATCTCCCGAAGGAATACCTGGAGTGCCCGAGACAAATTTCAACAATCGCCCCAACTCTTTTAAAGTACTATCACCCTCACGCACATGTGTG GCTTATTACAAAGTTGAAGAGGATATAGAAGACGAAAGAaaggaagatgatgatgatgaagaagaagaagagagc ACAGATCTTAGCTCAGGATGA
- the LOC124932635 gene encoding uncharacterized protein LOC124932635 encodes MLSSKMRIDRRLSMSDAPAAIHPRRRLLRSGTGLNPPQTPPACLRKTRLSMHQQHNYDDDSDHGSISCELQALEKMMYEGFGLSDSIDFENGVPLAAAAAAASRSPLFVRGRFYEEYSARRNERLKSKKGMTAMDEKKTRYDLGVRTELPKRRDSKKLEVLKKKTTIPTPPMKEEMRLENVKPKSVVYSLRSIPKENKRLSLPLPLSLSTTSVGVERKRTTATAARGSRKF; translated from the exons ATGTTGTCGTCGAAGATGAGAATAGATCGCCGGCTTTCTATGTCCGATGCTCCGGCTGCTATCCATCCCCGACGGCGGCTTCTTCGCTCCGGTACCGGTCTCAATCCACCGCAAACTCCACCAG CCTGTTTGAGGAAGACACGATTGTCGATGCATCAACAACACAATTACGATGACGATTCGGATCACGGTAGCATCTCATGTGAGCTTCAGGCTTTGGAGAAGATGATGTATGAAGGATTCGGATTATCTGACTCgattgattttgaaaatggCGTTCCAttagctgctgctgctgctgctgcttcgAGGAGTCCTCTGTTCGTGAGGGGGAGGTTTTACGAGGAGTATTCGGCGAGGAGAAACGAGAGGCTGAAGAGTAAGAAAGGAATGACGGCGATGGATGAGAAGAAGACTCGTTACGATCTCGGAGTGAGGACGGAACTACCGAAGAGGAGAGATTCGAAGAAATTGGAGGTGTTGAAGAAGAAGACCACGATTCCGACGCCGCCGATGAAGGAGGAGATGAGACTAGAGAATGTGAAGCCTAAGAGTGTTGTTTACTCATTGAGAAGCATTCCAAAGGAGAACAAGAGGCTATCTCTGCCTCTGCCTCTCAGTTTATCCACGACTTCGGTCGGAGTTGAAAGGAAAAGGACGACGGCGACGGCGGCGCGTGGGTCTCGCAAATTCTGA
- the LOC124931053 gene encoding butanoate--CoA ligase AAE1 has translation MDGTVRCSANYVPLSPISFLRRSAAVYSDCPSIVYGDVRFTWRETLDRCTRLASSLTLLGISRGDVVAALAPNIPAMYELHFGVPMAGAVLCTLNTRHDSNMLSVLLKHSEAKIIFVDYQLLKTAQGAIEILSKTHAKLPQVIVIRDSDEPLPYSISLEYESCLIEKGNPKFETKWPIDECDPISLNYTSGTTSSPKGVVFSHRGAYLNSLASVLLSEMTSLPIYLWTVPMFHCNGWCFTWGVAAQGGTNVCLRNVTSKAIFDNICIHKVTHMSGAPTILNMVINAPENEQKPLPGKVRIVTGGAPPPAHVLYKMEELGFDVTHSYGLTETYGPATVCTWKPEWDSLAPQAKARMKSLQGLQHLGLEEVDVKNPETMESVPHDAKTMGEVMLRGNTVMNGYLRNSKATEDAFRGGWFRSGDLGVIHGDGYIELKDRSKDIIISGGENISTIEVEAVLFSHSSVLEAAIVGRPDEYWGETPCAFVKLKDGYVVSSEELIGHCRDHLPRYMAPRTVVFVSEDLPKTSTGKVQKFVLREKAKAMGSLTTDKGKISKL, from the exons ATGGATGGTACAGTCCGCTGCTCCGCCAATTACGTGCCGCTATCGCCGATAAGCTTTTTACGGCGATCGGCCGCCGTCTACAGTGATTGCCCCTCTATCGTCTACGGCGACGTCAGATTCACCTGGAGAGAGACGCTGGACAGGTGTACAAGGCTTGCTTCCTCTCTCACACTCCTCGGAATTTCTCGCGGCGATGTT GTTGCTGCCCTGGCTCCCAATATTCCGGCCATGTATGAGCTGCACTTTGGAGTTCCCATGGCTGGCGCAGTTCTTTGTACCCTCAACACCCGCCATGACTCCAATATGCTGTCTGTCTTGTTAAAGCATTCAGAAGCCAAGATCATCTTTGTAGATTACCAACTTCTCAAAACAGCCCAAGGAGCAATTGAAATTCTATCCAAGACTCATGCCAAATTGCCTCAAGTTATTGTAATTCGCGATTCCGATGAACCGTTACCATATTCCATAAGTTTGGAATACGAAAGCTGCTTAATCGAGAAAGGGAATCCAAAATTTGAGACCAAATGGCCGATTGATGAATGCGATCCCATTTCTCTGAATTACACCTCAGGCACGACGTCTAGTCCAAAGGGTGTCGTCTTTAGCCATCGAGGAGCCTATCTCAACTCCCTAGCTTCCGTTCTACTAAGCGAAATGACCTCATTGCCCATCTATCTTTGGACCGTTCCCATGTTTCACTGCAACGGGTGGTGCTTCACGTGGGGAGTAGCTGCCCAAGGCGGAACAAATGTTTGCCTAAGGAACGTTACATCAAAGGCCATTTTCGACAACATTTGTATTCATAAAGTTACTCACATGAGTGGTGCCCCGACGATCCTCAACATGGTGATAAATGCACCCGAAAATGAGCAAAAACCTCTCCCGGGGAAGGTTAGGATTGTGACTGGAGGTGCCCCTCCTCCAGCCCATGTACTATACAAGATGGAGGAGCTGGGGTTTGACGTGACTCACTCTTATGGATTGACTGAGACCTACGGGCCCGCGACGGTTTGCACATGGAAACCCGAATGGGATTCGCTAGCCCCTCAGGCTAAGGCTCGGATGAAATCCCTACAAGGTTTGCAGCATCTCGGGTTGGAAGAGGTTGATGTTAAGAATCCGGAAACAATGGAGAGCGTTCCGCATGATGCTAAAACGATGGGAGAGGTTATGTTAAGAGGAAACACGGTTATGAACGGATACTTGAGAAACTCGAAAGCTACGGAAGATGCTTTTAGAGGCGGTTGGTTTAGGAGTGGTGACTTGGGTGTAATACACGGAGATGGGTACATTGAATTAAAGGATCGTTCGAAAGATATAATAATTTCCGGTGGAGAAAACATAAGCACGATAGAAGTGGAAGCAGTTCTTTTTAGTCATTCAAGTGTTCTTGAAGCGGCTATTGTTGGAAGGCCCGATGAGTATTGGGGGGAAACGCCTTGTGCGTTTGTGAAACTTAAGGATGGTTATGTTGTTTCGTCGGAGGAGCTTATCGGACATTGTAGGGATCACCTTCCACGTTACATGGCTCCTAGGACGGTAGTTTTTGTTTCAGAGGATTTGCCGAAAACATCGACAGGAAAAGTGCAAAAGTTTGTTCTTAGAGAAAAGGCCAAGGCCATGGGCAGCCTTACTACTGATAAAGGGAAAATCAGCAAATTGTGA
- the LOC124931001 gene encoding carboxypeptidase A6-like, with protein sequence MGRRRIFQSFFFLLFFTCSILVDADTDFIEQRPPLTPINRDLYHSSDALMGQIKALVRRHPDKLHLESFGSTSRGYHAEMNVVTYCRNRTEIDDKSKFRILLTFGQHGRELITSELAFRLLSILSEEQFLPNTDHVSLNTTLERLVVKVVPMENFNGRKIVEAGDLCERRNGRGVDLNRNWAVDWGRKEKDYDPYEENPGTAPFSEPETQIMQKLCTSFEPHIWVNVHSGMEALFMPYDHKNTTPDGLPSHKMRLLLEYLNRLHCERRCMVGSGGGSVGYLAHGTATDYMYDIARVPMAFTFEIYGDETASSKDCFKMFNPVDLPTFNRVLNEWSAAFMTMFNVSVSEHLNRSSLPDSDKLISIDDYLNGYLVERSSRYGKKTEVLELGMQEIRTYFRLFLLSCVLLMFMFCSRISKNNRQVVPTIPI encoded by the exons ATGGGACGTCGTCGTATATTTCagagcttcttcttcttattattcttCACTTGTTCCATTCTCGTCGACGCTGATACTGATTTCATAGAACAACGACCTCCATTGACCCCGATCAATCGCGATCTATACCATTCTAG CGATGCCTTGATGGGGCAAATAAAAGCTTTGGTCAGACGTCATCCAGACAAGCTCCAT TTGGAGTCATTTGGAAGCACAAGCAGAGGATACCATGCTGAGATGAATGTTGTTACTTATTGCCGGAATAGAACAGAGATCGATGATAAGTCCAAGTTCAGGATTCTTCTT ACTTTTGGCCAGCATGGGAGGGAGCTTATCACCTCAGAGCTTGCATTTCGACTCTTATCCATCTTAAGCGAAGAACAATTTCTACCCAATACTGATCATGTCTCTTTGAACACAACCCTAGAGAGGCTTGTTGTAAAG GTGGTGCCAATGGAGAATTTTAATGGCCGCAAAATTGTTGAAGCTGGGGATCTTTGTGAAAGAAGAAATG GAAGAGGAGTTGATCTCAATAGGAACTGGGCTGTGGACTGGGGCAGAAAAGAGAAG GATTATGATCCATATGAAGAGAATCCCGGCACTGCTCCCTTTAGTGAGCCTGAGACACAAATAATGCAGAAACTATGCACATCATTTGAACCGCATATATGGGTCAATGTTCATTCAGGGATGGAG GCACTATTTATGCCGTATGATCACAAGAATACAACTCCTGATGGATTGCCTTCTCATAAAATGAGATTGTTGCTCGAGTATTTGAACCGCCTTCACTGTGAACGCCGCTGCATGGTTGGATCAGGGGGTGGTTCAGTTGG GTATCTGGCTCATGGCACTGCTACAGATTACATGTACGATATCGCAAGAGTTCCAATGGCTTTCACCTTCGAG ATCTATGGGGATGAAACAGCATCGTCGAAAGATTGTTTCAAAATGTTCAATCCGGTTGATCTTCCCACATTCAAT AGAGTTCTTAACGAGTGGTCTGCTGCATTCATGACAATGTTCAATGTGAGCGTGAGTGAGCACTTGAATAGATCATCCCTTCCGGATTCGGATAAGTTGATTTCGATAGACGATTATCTGAATGGTTATTTGGTGGAGAGGAGTAGTAGATATGGGAAGAAAACAGAGGTGCTGGAGTTAGGAATGCAGGAGATAAGAACTTATTTCAGGCTATTCTTGCTCTCATGTGTGCTCTTGATGTTCATGTTTTGTTCTAGGATATCAAAGAATAATAGACAAGTTGTTCCCACTATCCCTATTTAG
- the LOC124930859 gene encoding dolichol-phosphate mannosyltransferase subunit 1, translated as MEGRKKYSIIVPTYNERLNIAILVYLIFKHLPDVDFEIIVVDDGSPDGTQDVVKKLQEIYGEELILLRPRPKKLGLGTAYIHGLKYASGEFIVIMDADLSHHPKYLPKFIKKQIETGASIVTGTRYVTGGGVHGWNLMRKLTSRGANVLAHTLLWPGVSDLTGSFRLYRKSALEDIISRCVSKGYVFQMEMIVRARRREYHIEEVPISFVDRVYGSSKLGGSEIVEYLKGLVYLLFTT; from the exons ATGGAAGGAAGGAAAAAGTACAGCATCATTGTTCCAACTTACAACGAGCGCCTCAACATTGCTATCCTTGTCTATCTCATCTTCAAACACCTCCC AGATGTGGATTTTGAAATAATAGTAGTAGATGATGGAAGTCCAGATGGAACTCAAGATGTTGTCAAAAAGTTGCAGGAAATTTATGGAGAAGAACTCATT TTGTTGAGACCTAGACCGAAGAAGCTTGGGCTAG GAACTGCTTATATTCATGGTCTAAAGTATGCATCAGGAGAGTTTATTGTCATTATGGATGCAGACTTGTCACATCAT CCAAAATACCTACCAAAATTCATCAA GAAACAGATTGAGACTGGTGCAAGTATCGTTACTGGAACCCGTTATGTAACAGGTGGTGGGGTACACGGTTGGAATCTTATGCGTAAATTGACAAGTAGGGGAGCCAATGTTCTTGCACATACACTTCTTTGGCCTGGTGTATCTGACTTAACAGGATCTTTCAG GCTTTATCGGAAATCAGCGCTTGAAGACATAATAAGCCGTTGTGTGAGTAAGGGATATGTTTTCCAGATGGAGATGATAGTTAgggcaagaagaagagaataccACATAGAAGag GTTCCAATTAGTTTTGTTGATAGAGTATATGGAAGTTCAAAGCTTGGAGGTTCAGAAATAGTGGAGTATCTCAAAGGTCTTGTGTATCTGCTGTTTACAACTTGA
- the LOC124929029 gene encoding 1,4-alpha-glucan-branching enzyme-like isoform X1 yields MYGYCGCLSTPFLAPTLTFRSKVFRHNNFFALENLGRSQEAQKLQKFFQSSRTLKNKVDLYSIRAVLTDDNLTMAAEDATARIGLLSVDPGLESFKEHFQYRAKTYTEKKNLIEKYEGSLENFAQGYLKFGFNREEGGIVYREWAPAAEEAEVIGDFNGWDGQNHKMEKNQFGVWEIKIPDYNGKPAIPHNSRIKFRFKHNNGVWVDRIPAWIRYAAADPTKFAAPYDGIYWDPPPSERYQFKFPRPPNPEAPRIYEAHVGMSSAEPRINSYREFADDVLPRIRANNYNVVQLMAVMEHSYYGSFGYHVTNFFAVSSRSGTPEDLKYLIDKAHSLGLRVLMDVVHSHASNNITDGLNGYDVGQSSQDSYFHTGDRGYHTLWDSRLFNYANWEVIRFLLSNLRWWLEEFKFDGFRFDGVTSMLYHHHGINMAFTGSYSEYFSEATDVDAVVYMMMANCLIHNLLPDATVVAEDVSGMPGLGRPVSEGGIGFDYRLAMAIPDKWIDYIKNKKDEEWSMQEISGSLTNRRHSEKCIAYAESHDQAIVGDKTIAFLLMDKEMYSGMSCLVDPSPIVDRGIALHKMIHFITMALGGEGYLNFMGNEFGHPEWIDFPREGNSWSYDKCRRQWNLLYTDHLRYKFMNAFDREMNSLDDKFSFLASTKTIVSSTNEEDKVIVFERGDLVFVFNFHAENTYEGYKVGCDLPGKYKVALASDAFQFGGHGRVDNDVEHFTSPEGIPGVPETNFNNRPNSFKVLSPSRTCVAYYKVEEDIEDERKEDDDDEEEEESILAQDEDVDGGFAAIGALHVMEDMIDFDSPDDD; encoded by the exons ATGTATGGATATTGTGGCTGTCTTTCAACGCCATTTCTTGCTCCGACCTTAACCTTTCGCTCGAAG GTTTTCAGACACAATAACTTCTTTGCCTTAGAAAATCTTGGTAGGTCTCAAGAAGCGCAGAAGCTGCAGAAGTTCTTTCAATCATCAAGAACTTTAAAAAACAAG GTGGACCTATACTCAATAAGGGCTGTTCTAACTGATGACAACTTGACTATGGCTGCTGAAGATGCCACTGCAAGAATTGGCCTGCTATCAGTGGACCCTGGGTTAGAATCATTCAAGGAACATTTTCAGTATAGAGCGAAGACGTATACTGAGAAGAAAAATCTCATTGAGAAGTATGAAGGAAGCCTTGAGAATTTTGCACaag GTTACTTGAAATTTGGATTCAACAGAGAAGAAGGTGGTATTGTCTACCGTGAGTGGGCTCCAGCAGCTGA AGAAGCAGAAGTTATTGGTGACTTCAACGGATGGGATGGACAAAACCACAAGATGGAAAAGAATCAGTTTGGAGTTTGGGAAATCAAAATTCCAGACTATAATGGAAAACCTGCCATTCCACACAATTCTAGAATCAAGTTCAGATTCAAGCACAATAATGGTGTTTGGGTTGATCGTATCCCTGCTTGGATTAGGTATGCAGCTGCAGATCCAACAAAATTTGCAGCACCATATGATGGTATTTACTGGGATCCACCACCCTCAGAGAG ATACCAGTTTAAGTTTCCTCGTCCTCCAAATCCTGAGGCTCCAAGGATATATGAAGCTCATGTTGGGATGAGCAGTGCAGAACCCCGTATTAATTCATATAGAGAATTTGCAGATGATGTTTTGCCACGTATTCGGGCCAATAATTATAATGTTGTGCAGTTAATGGCTGTTATGGAACATTCCTACTATGGATCATTTGGCTATCATGTCACTAACTTTTTTGCTGTGAGCAGTAGATCTGGGACACCTGAGGAcctcaaatatttaattgataaagcACACAGCTTAGGATTACGAGTCCTGATGGATGTTGTTCACAGTCATGCAAGTAATAATATCACAGATGGCCTCAATGGTTATGATGTTGGGCAAAGTTCTCAAGATTCTTACTTCCACACAGGAGACCGAGGATACCATACGCTTTGGGATAGTCGATTGTTTAATTATGCTAATTGGGAAGTTATTCGCTTCCTTTTGTCCAACTTGAGGTGGTGGCTAGAAGAATTCAAATTTGATGGTTTCCGGTTTGATGGAGTAACTTCAATGTTGTATCATCACCACGGCATCAACATGGCATTTACAGGAAGCTATAGTGAATACTTCAGTGAGGCAACTGATGTTGATGCTGTGGTTTATATGATGATGGCCAATTGTTTAATACATAACCTTTTACCAGATGCAACTGTAGTTGCTGAAGATGTTTCTGGTATGCCTGGACTTGGTAGACCAGTCTCGGAGGGTGGAATTGGTTTTGACTATCGCCTGGCAATGGCAATTCCTGACAAATGGATTGACTACATAAAGAATAAGAAAGATGAAGAATGGTCTATGCAGGAAATATCAGGGAGTTTGACTAATAGGAGACACAGTGAGAAATGCATAGCTTATGCAGAAAGTCATGACCAG GCTATAGTTGGTGATAAGACGATCGCCTTTCTTCTGATGGATAAAGAAATGTATTCTGGCATGTCTTGCTTGGTTGATCCTTCTCCAATTGTTGATCGAGGGATTGCTCTTCACAAG ATGATTCACTTCATAACAATGGCTTTAGGAGGAGAAGGCTACCTTAATTTCATGGGGAATGAG TTTGGTCACCCTGAATGGATTGACTTCCCAAGGGAAGGTAACAGTTGGAGCTATGATAAATGCAGACGTCAGTGGAACTTGTTGTATACAGATCACTTGAGATACAAG TTTATGAATGCTTTTGACAGAGAAATGAACTCTCTTGATGATAAATTTTCATTTCTTGCATCAACAAAGACTATTGTGAGCAGTACAAATGAAGAAGATAAG GTTATTGTTTTTGAACGCGGAGATCTGGTTTTTGTGTTTAACTTCCATGCAGAGAACACTTATGAAGG ATATAAAGTTGGCTGTGACTTACCTGGGAAATATAAAGTTGCACTGGCCAGTGATGCCTTCCAGTTTGGTGGACATGGAAGA GTGGACAATGATGTTGAACATTTCACATCTCCCGAAGGAATACCTGGAGTGCCCGAGACAAATTTCAACAATCGCCCCAACTCTTTTAAAGTACTATCACCCTCACGCACATGTGTG GCTTATTACAAAGTTGAAGAGGATATAGAAGACGAAAGAaaggaagatgatgatgatgaagaagaagaagagagc ATCTTAGCTCAGGATGAAGATGTTGATGGTGGTTTTGCTGCTATTGGAGCTCTTCATGTAATGGAAGATATGATAGATTTCGACTCCCCAGATGATGACTaa